The Acidobacteriota bacterium DNA segment TGCTCATTGAGTCAGCATGGTTTGATCCGGCAACTGTTCGCCGCACGGCACGTCGACACAGCATGCACACCGATGCTTCTCATCGCTTCGAGCGCGGCGCCGATTGGGGCGCAACCACGCTTGCTTGCGATCGTGTCAGCGAACTCGTGCTGGATGCAGCCGGAGGAAAGCTCGCAGGCTATAACGATGAGATCGCGCGCAAAGTAATTCATGCGCCCATTCAACTCGAGCGCGGCGAGTTGCGGCGAATCCTCGGGCAGGATATTCCGGAGGCGGAGGTCTCACGCATCCTCGTCCGGTTGGGATTCGGACTCACAGAAGTGCGCGCCGGCTCGAACGGAGCGCCTGAGGAAGGCGCTCGGCTAACACTCCTTCAGCCGCCCGAAGTATATACAGTCGACATCCCAACGTGGCGCATGGACGTGGAACGCGAGATCGACTTGATCGAGGAAGTCGCGCGCGTTTACGGCTTTAACAATTTCGCGAATACCTTGCCATCGTTCTCTGGCGGAGTGGTCGAACTGCCTCACGCATTGCCGGAAACGAAGACTCGCAGCCGCCTGCTCGCGCTGGGATATGACGAGACTGTCTCGCCTACATTCATTTCGAGCGACGATGCTCAGCGGTTTTCGTCTGCTCAGGCTGTCGCCGTGGAGAACCCTTTGAGCGAGGAAGCGCCCCTGCTGCGCAATTCGCTGCTGCCCGGAATGCTCAACCAGCTGGCGTGGAACTTTAACCGCGAAGCGAACGACGTCCGGTTATTCGAAATGGGAAATGTCTTCGCGATGTCCAATGAACGGGTGGAGCAGAAGAAGATAGCCTGTTTCGCCGCTACGGGATCGGCCGGGGAGAAGGGCGTTGAGCTGCAACCGCGTGCTGCGGATTTTTTCGACTTGAAAGGCGACACAGAGGCGATTCTGGATGCATTTGAGAACAAGTCTCTGCAGTTCGTGGCGCCCGCGTCGGGGTACTTTCATCCCGGACGTTCGGCTAAGGTCCTGCTGAACGGCGAAATTATTGGCGAAATCGGACAGCTTCATCCAGACGTAGCGGCAGAGCGCAAGTTCAAGCAAGAGGTCTGGATCGCCCAACTAGAGCTCGATGGCCTGTTCGCAGTTCCCCTGCGCGAGCCGCGCTATCAGCGGCTGTCCCGCTACCCATCGGTGGAGCGCGATTTCTCGCTGTTGCTCGATAATAGGGTTACTTACGAGGACTTGCGCAGCGCGATCGAAGCTCTCCAGATTCCCGAACTGGAATCCATTGAGCCACGCGAACTCTTTCGCGGCTCCGGCGTGCCGGAGGGAAAGTACTCGTTATTGCTGCGCCTCATATTTCAGTCAAGTGAGCGGACTCTGCGCGACGACGAAGTAGCCGGCTGGAGCCAGCGCGTGATTTCGGCGGTGCAGGCGCTGGGTGGAAGCTTGCGGGCTTAGCGCATCGGCTGCCAGAGTCAAAACCAAAACAATAGCGGCGCTCGAACATGGGTGGGGATTGTAGTGCATGGGCGCGTTGGAGCAAACCAAAACAAAGATCCTTCGACTCCGGCGTCCCCCGCGCCCGCCCCATCGAGCGCAACCGCAGCGCTCGACGGGTCCCCGGAAACGCGCGGGTCCCTCCTGCGCTCAGGATGCTCGGATTTATTGGTATTCTGGGCAGAATTGGAGATCGCGACTTCTTCGCAAAATCGAAATTCTCAATTCGACACGGAGGTTTCCTGTAACTATGAACTCAAGCATCCTGAGCGGAGGCAGGAATGCAGACACACTCCTCACACCGAATCCACCACACCAGGCCGCTCTGCCGCTTCTTCGACTTGCTCTTCTTCAGCGTGCGACTCGGCTCCCAATCTTCGTAGAGAGACATGCTCAACGCGGGCCAGGATCAGTCCGAGCGGAGTTACGGAGACAAACGTCACCAGCCACAGCATGATGCCGCAGCTCGTGGCTAGCTCCTGGGGAGTATTAAAAACGGAATAGAGCGCCTTGATCGTCGACAGCTGCGATCCGCCGCCTACCACCGGGAGCTGCAGAACGCCTCCTGCCACGCTGAACGCCATGAGAATAATTCCGTAGACGAACGTCATGGTGTACACGGTTGCATCCGCGTAGGACTGGAGCACCGCGTAATAGGCGCCTGCGATCAGCATCCAGATGACTAGCGAAAGTGCTGCGATACCAATGAAGGAACTCACATCGTGGATGGTATGCAGGCCTGCGCTGAAGATTCTAATTTTTGCGGCAAAGCGATGAGCCAAGTGGGGCTTGTGACGCAGCTT contains these protein-coding regions:
- the pheT gene encoding phenylalanine--tRNA ligase subunit beta; this translates as MRISPHWLREFVALDIDNIRLAEDLTHAGIAVEGFIGGGDAVLFEMEITTNRVDAMNHYGVARECSAIYNVELQPITLKLPKLIQPESFPVEILEPALCARYTARAIRDVRIEKSPQYIAERLLIEGHQGINNIADVTNYVLMEMGHPTHAFDLDLLEGGKIVVRQAVHGEKLKTLDGVERQLHAGDLVIADAVKPVALAGIMGGWDTMITANTRNVLIESAWFDPATVRRTARRHSMHTDASHRFERGADWGATTLACDRVSELVLDAAGGKLAGYNDEIARKVIHAPIQLERGELRRILGQDIPEAEVSRILVRLGFGLTEVRAGSNGAPEEGARLTLLQPPEVYTVDIPTWRMDVEREIDLIEEVARVYGFNNFANTLPSFSGGVVELPHALPETKTRSRLLALGYDETVSPTFISSDDAQRFSSAQAVAVENPLSEEAPLLRNSLLPGMLNQLAWNFNREANDVRLFEMGNVFAMSNERVEQKKIACFAATGSAGEKGVELQPRAADFFDLKGDTEAILDAFENKSLQFVAPASGYFHPGRSAKVLLNGEIIGEIGQLHPDVAAERKFKQEVWIAQLELDGLFAVPLREPRYQRLSRYPSVERDFSLLLDNRVTYEDLRSAIEALQIPELESIEPRELFRGSGVPEGKYSLLLRLIFQSSERTLRDDEVAGWSQRVISAVQALGGSLRA